A window of the Microbacterium sp. LWH13-1.2 genome harbors these coding sequences:
- a CDS encoding YhjD/YihY/BrkB family envelope integrity protein, translating into MSDPAGAESEPRRLDAAVERATALTQRTLGLFPVRVWRHFLQHNGFLLAAGVSYQALFAIFAAIYLAFAIAGLWLGGSSEAVDGMIDIINSYIPNLIQDEGGVFTPQQVQEIAVSTTGLLSITGLIALGTVIWTAIGWVTFSRRATRDIFGLPPDRRSYVILKARDLLAALIFGASLLAGSLLSSASAVALSWILSLLGWGAALDGLTSIRIGTVLVSFALLSGALAAMVRFLTGTSLHWGTIWPGALLGGGAMTILQFGAGFLLSYTPSNPLLATFAIFIGLLLWFRVNGVVMLVASSWIAVSAQDRDLPLLSQTEAERRLAEYQTLLEAARIRVREAQADRDEAPWYRSWQSERALRAAERELESLKASAPPPVDESAPFAQRLLAELQRPSKDVGGPR; encoded by the coding sequence GTGTCTGATCCCGCTGGTGCTGAGAGCGAGCCCCGCCGCCTCGACGCGGCCGTCGAACGGGCCACCGCGCTGACGCAGCGCACACTCGGGCTGTTCCCCGTGCGGGTCTGGCGGCATTTCTTGCAGCACAACGGCTTCCTGCTCGCTGCGGGTGTGAGCTATCAGGCCCTCTTCGCGATCTTCGCGGCGATCTATCTCGCCTTCGCGATCGCGGGCCTCTGGCTCGGCGGCAGCAGCGAAGCGGTCGACGGCATGATCGACATCATCAACAGCTACATCCCGAATCTGATCCAGGACGAGGGCGGGGTGTTCACCCCGCAGCAGGTGCAGGAGATCGCGGTCAGCACGACCGGGCTCCTGAGCATCACCGGTCTGATCGCGCTCGGAACAGTGATCTGGACGGCCATCGGCTGGGTCACGTTCTCGCGCCGCGCGACGCGTGACATCTTCGGCCTGCCGCCCGACCGTCGCAGCTACGTCATCCTGAAGGCGCGGGACCTGCTGGCCGCGCTGATCTTCGGGGCCTCACTTCTCGCGGGCTCGCTGCTCAGCTCCGCCAGCGCGGTCGCACTGAGCTGGATCCTCAGCCTCCTCGGCTGGGGTGCGGCCCTCGACGGCCTGACCAGCATCCGCATCGGGACCGTGCTGGTGTCGTTCGCGCTGCTGTCGGGCGCACTCGCGGCGATGGTCCGCTTCCTCACAGGCACGTCTCTGCACTGGGGCACGATCTGGCCCGGCGCCCTCCTCGGGGGCGGGGCGATGACGATCCTCCAGTTCGGCGCGGGGTTCCTGCTGAGCTACACCCCGTCGAATCCGCTGCTCGCCACATTCGCGATCTTCATCGGCCTTCTGCTGTGGTTCCGGGTCAACGGCGTGGTGATGCTGGTGGCGTCGTCGTGGATCGCGGTCAGCGCGCAGGACAGGGACCTCCCGCTGCTGTCCCAGACCGAGGCGGAGCGACGGCTGGCGGAGTATCAGACGCTGCTGGAGGCAGCACGGATCCGGGTGCGCGAGGCGCAGGCCGATCGCGACGAGGCACCCTGGTACCGCTCGTGGCAGAGCGAACGCGCCCTGCGTGCGGCCGAAAGGGAACTCGAGTCCCTCAAGGCCTCCGCTCCCCCTCCCGTCGACGAGAGCGCCCCCTTCGCCCAGCGTCTCCTCGCGGAGCTGCAGCGTCCGTCCAAGGATGTCGGCGGCCCTCGTTAG
- a CDS encoding exodeoxyribonuclease III, translating into MPHLRIASVNVNGIRAAARNGMSGWLDAADVDILTLQEVRGQDEHLEAALPGWTFVHDEATAKGRAGVAIASRVPALASRTDFGDVDFDSKGRWIEADFQIGDRPLTVVSAYVHSGEADTPKQEEKWKFLDAFGIRLAELGQADDALALVTGDLNVGHRELDIKNWRGNRKKAGFLPRERAYFDRFLGAAGEAVEGVDGSTGTGLGWIDVGRAFHGDVEGPYTWWSMRGQAFDNDSGWRIDYHLATPALAERATAYHVARAAAYDQRWSDHAPVVVDYTY; encoded by the coding sequence ATGCCTCATCTGCGTATCGCCTCGGTCAATGTCAACGGAATCCGAGCGGCGGCTCGCAACGGCATGAGCGGCTGGCTCGATGCGGCCGATGTCGACATCCTGACCCTGCAGGAGGTCCGCGGGCAGGACGAGCACCTCGAGGCCGCCCTCCCCGGCTGGACGTTCGTGCACGACGAGGCGACGGCGAAGGGCCGCGCCGGTGTGGCGATCGCGAGCCGCGTCCCGGCGCTCGCCTCCCGTACCGACTTCGGCGACGTCGACTTCGACTCGAAGGGCCGGTGGATCGAGGCCGACTTCCAGATCGGCGATCGCCCGCTCACCGTGGTCAGCGCCTACGTGCACAGCGGCGAGGCCGACACTCCGAAGCAGGAGGAGAAGTGGAAGTTCCTCGATGCTTTCGGCATCCGGCTCGCAGAGCTCGGCCAGGCTGACGACGCGCTCGCCCTCGTCACCGGCGATCTGAACGTCGGGCACCGCGAGCTCGACATCAAGAACTGGCGCGGCAATCGCAAGAAGGCCGGATTCCTGCCCCGCGAACGCGCCTACTTCGACCGGTTCCTCGGTGCGGCAGGAGAGGCCGTCGAGGGAGTCGACGGATCCACCGGCACCGGACTCGGCTGGATCGACGTCGGACGCGCCTTCCACGGCGACGTCGAGGGGCCGTACACCTGGTGGTCGATGCGCGGCCAGGCTTTCGACAACGACTCCGGGTGGCGGATCGATTACCACCTTGCGACCCCGGCGCTCGCAGAGCGTGCGACCGCCTATCACGTCGCTCGCGCGGCCGCGTACGACCAGCGGTGGAGCGACCACGCGCCGGTCGTGGTCGACTACACCTACTGA
- the trpS gene encoding tryptophan--tRNA ligase yields MQPSADSLQIGNYIGALLQWRDLQSSYDAYFSVVDLHALTVAQDPAELREKTRRTAAQYIAAGIEPSLSTLYVQSHVRAHAELAWILSTITGFGEAGRMTQFKDKSARYGADATSVGLFTYPVLMAADILLYQTDVVPVGDDQKQHVELTRDLAERFNSRFGETFVVPRPVIQKDTARIYDLQNPTSKMSKSAESDAGVLWMLDDPAKSAKKIMRAVTDNEGSVRFDRENKPGVSNLLTIYAALSGRQVPAIEDEYAGRGYGDFKKGLAEVVVNEFEPVRARALELLDDPAELDRILAANAARADAVADATLAAVYDRVGLLRRI; encoded by the coding sequence ATGCAGCCCTCCGCCGACTCTCTGCAGATCGGCAACTACATCGGGGCGCTCCTGCAGTGGCGAGACCTGCAGAGCTCCTACGACGCGTATTTCTCCGTGGTCGACCTGCATGCGCTGACCGTCGCGCAGGACCCGGCGGAGCTTCGCGAGAAGACCCGCCGCACCGCCGCGCAGTACATCGCCGCGGGCATCGAGCCGTCCCTGTCGACGCTCTACGTGCAGTCGCACGTGCGCGCCCACGCCGAGCTCGCCTGGATCCTCTCCACGATCACCGGGTTCGGCGAGGCCGGACGGATGACGCAGTTCAAGGACAAGTCCGCCCGCTACGGCGCCGACGCCACGAGCGTCGGCCTGTTCACGTACCCCGTCCTGATGGCTGCCGACATCCTGCTCTACCAGACCGATGTGGTGCCCGTCGGCGACGACCAGAAGCAGCATGTCGAACTCACCCGTGATCTCGCCGAACGGTTCAACTCGCGCTTCGGCGAGACGTTCGTCGTGCCGCGACCGGTGATCCAGAAGGACACGGCGCGCATCTACGATCTGCAGAATCCGACCTCGAAGATGTCGAAGTCCGCCGAGAGCGACGCGGGCGTGCTCTGGATGCTCGACGACCCGGCGAAGTCGGCCAAGAAGATCATGCGTGCCGTCACCGACAACGAGGGCTCCGTGCGCTTCGACCGCGAGAACAAGCCCGGTGTCTCGAATCTGCTCACGATCTACGCCGCCCTGTCGGGTCGCCAGGTGCCGGCCATCGAAGACGAGTACGCAGGTCGCGGATACGGAGACTTCAAGAAGGGGCTCGCCGAGGTCGTGGTGAACGAGTTCGAGCCGGTCCGCGCCCGCGCACTCGAGCTCCTCGACGATCCCGCTGAACTCGATCGGATCCTCGCGGCGAATGCCGCCAGGGCCGACGCGGTCGCCGACGCGACTCTCGCCGCCGTGTACGACCGCGTCGGTCTGCTTCGTCGCATCTGA
- the pth gene encoding aminoacyl-tRNA hydrolase, whose amino-acid sequence MASTWLVVGLGNPGPRYEATRHNIGQMVVDELAARRGESFREHKGGARVVETWLRPGGDKLVLAKPNTFMNVSGTPVAALARFYSVPAEQIIVVHDELDIPFDTVKLKIGGGHGGHNGVRDIARAITTPEFPRVRVGIGRPVGRQDPADWVLSPFGKDERANLPILVSDGADAVELLVAEGLLAAQQKHHAPR is encoded by the coding sequence ATGGCATCCACCTGGCTCGTGGTGGGGCTCGGCAACCCCGGCCCGCGATATGAGGCGACGAGGCACAACATCGGCCAGATGGTGGTCGATGAGCTGGCTGCGCGACGGGGCGAGAGCTTCCGTGAGCACAAGGGCGGCGCGCGTGTCGTCGAGACCTGGCTGCGCCCCGGTGGCGACAAGCTCGTGCTGGCCAAGCCCAACACCTTCATGAACGTCTCGGGCACGCCGGTCGCCGCTCTGGCGCGGTTCTACTCCGTGCCGGCCGAGCAGATCATCGTCGTCCACGACGAACTCGACATCCCCTTCGACACCGTCAAGCTCAAGATCGGCGGCGGCCACGGTGGGCACAATGGGGTGCGCGATATCGCTCGCGCCATCACCACCCCGGAGTTCCCCCGGGTGCGCGTCGGCATCGGTCGACCGGTGGGTCGACAGGATCCCGCGGACTGGGTGCTCTCACCGTTCGGCAAGGATGAACGCGCGAACCTGCCTATCCTCGTGTCCGACGGGGCTGACGCCGTCGAGCTCCTCGTCGCTGAGGGGCTGCTGGCCGCGCAGCAGAAGCATCACGCTCCACGCTGA
- a CDS encoding 50S ribosomal protein L25/general stress protein Ctc: MSEDTKVKAELRESFGKGFARRLRAAGKIPAVIYGHGTDPVHVALPGHQVSLIIRRANALLELDIEGTPQLALVKDVQKDPVHQIIEHIDLLVVKKGEKVAIDLPVIVTGESAPGTIVNQDANTLSIEAEATHLPQNVEVSVDGLEDGAHITAADVKLPKGSTLLTDPEVLVVAISIPAEESLEEDEAGADEAAAEEAPAAE, from the coding sequence ATGTCTGAAGACACCAAGGTCAAGGCCGAGCTCCGCGAGAGCTTCGGCAAGGGCTTCGCCCGTCGTCTGCGCGCCGCAGGCAAGATCCCCGCCGTCATCTACGGTCACGGCACCGACCCCGTGCACGTCGCGCTGCCGGGCCACCAGGTCTCGCTCATCATCCGCCGCGCCAACGCGCTGCTCGAGCTCGACATCGAGGGCACGCCTCAGCTCGCCCTGGTCAAGGACGTCCAGAAGGACCCCGTGCACCAGATCATCGAGCACATCGACCTGCTCGTCGTGAAGAAGGGCGAGAAGGTCGCGATCGACCTTCCCGTCATCGTGACCGGCGAGTCGGCTCCCGGCACGATCGTCAACCAGGACGCGAACACCCTGTCGATCGAGGCCGAGGCCACGCACCTCCCGCAGAACGTCGAGGTCTCTGTCGACGGTCTCGAAGACGGTGCTCACATCACCGCCGCCGACGTCAAGCTCCCCAAGGGCTCGACGCTGCTGACCGACCCCGAGGTCCTGGTCGTCGCGATCTCGATCCCGGCGGAGGAGTCGCTCGAAGAGGACGAGGCCGGAGCCGACGAGGCTGCCGCCGAGGAGGCGCCCGCCGCGGAGTGA
- the gndA gene encoding NADP-dependent phosphogluconate dehydrogenase, with translation MGSNLARNLASREGNTVSIFNRSYEKTETLVSEHPEAGFVAAKTYQEFADSLQKPRTAIIMVKAGGPTDAVIDSLVEVFEPGDIIVDGGNAYFPDTIRREKAVRETGINFVGAGISGGEEGALTGPSIMPGGSDESWITLGPILKSIAAVAEGEPCVTHVGHDGAGHFVKMVHNGIEYADMQLIAEAYDLIRRGTGKSPAEIAEIFAEWNKGELESYLIEITAEVLRQVDAETGKPLVDVILDQAGAKGTGAWTVQTALSLGVPVSGIAEATFARSLSSHPEQREVAGSLPGPDEEFVVADQAAFIEDVRLALYASKIVAYSQGFDEIRAGAAEYGWNIDLGAISKIWRGGCIIRAQFLNRIADAYAAEPGLPVLLTAPYFTEAITRAQAAWRRVVVAAAQAGIPAPAFSSSLSYYDGIRADRLPAALVQGQRDFFGAHTYKRIDKPGTFHTQWSGDRTEIEAEDTH, from the coding sequence ATGGGGTCGAACCTCGCCCGCAACCTCGCCAGCCGCGAGGGCAACACGGTGTCGATCTTCAACCGCAGCTACGAGAAGACCGAGACCCTCGTCTCCGAGCACCCTGAGGCCGGCTTCGTCGCCGCCAAGACGTACCAGGAGTTCGCAGACTCGCTGCAGAAGCCGCGCACCGCGATCATCATGGTCAAGGCCGGCGGCCCGACCGACGCCGTGATCGACTCACTCGTCGAGGTCTTCGAGCCGGGCGACATCATCGTCGACGGCGGCAACGCCTACTTCCCCGACACCATCCGCCGCGAGAAGGCCGTTCGCGAGACCGGCATCAACTTCGTCGGCGCAGGCATCTCCGGTGGCGAAGAGGGCGCGCTCACCGGCCCGTCGATCATGCCCGGCGGCTCGGACGAGTCCTGGATCACCCTCGGCCCGATCCTCAAGTCGATCGCCGCCGTCGCCGAGGGCGAGCCGTGCGTGACGCACGTCGGCCACGACGGCGCCGGACACTTCGTCAAGATGGTGCACAACGGCATCGAGTACGCCGACATGCAGCTGATCGCCGAGGCCTACGACCTCATCCGCCGCGGCACCGGCAAGTCCCCCGCCGAGATCGCCGAGATCTTCGCCGAGTGGAACAAGGGCGAGCTCGAGTCCTACCTGATCGAGATCACCGCAGAGGTGCTCCGCCAGGTGGATGCCGAGACCGGCAAGCCCCTCGTCGACGTCATCCTCGACCAGGCCGGCGCCAAGGGCACCGGCGCGTGGACCGTGCAGACGGCGCTGTCGCTCGGCGTCCCCGTCTCGGGCATCGCCGAGGCCACCTTCGCCCGCTCTCTGTCGTCGCACCCCGAGCAGCGCGAGGTCGCGGGTTCGCTCCCCGGCCCCGACGAGGAGTTCGTCGTCGCCGACCAGGCCGCCTTCATCGAGGACGTCCGTCTCGCGCTGTACGCGTCGAAGATCGTCGCCTACTCGCAGGGCTTCGACGAGATCCGCGCGGGCGCAGCCGAGTACGGCTGGAACATCGACCTCGGCGCGATCAGCAAGATCTGGCGCGGAGGCTGCATCATCCGCGCCCAGTTCCTCAACCGCATCGCCGACGCGTACGCGGCAGAGCCCGGCCTGCCCGTGCTGCTGACCGCTCCGTACTTCACCGAGGCGATCACGCGCGCTCAGGCGGCGTGGCGTCGCGTCGTCGTCGCGGCGGCACAGGCCGGCATCCCGGCTCCGGCGTTCTCGTCGTCGCTGTCGTACTACGACGGCATCCGCGCCGACCGCCTGCCCGCCGCCCTCGTTCAGGGGCAGCGCGACTTCTTCGGCGCGCACACCTACAAGCGCATCGACAAGCCCGGCACGTTCCACACGCAGTGGTCGGGCGACCGCACCGAGATCGAAGCCGAGGACACTCACTGA